One Vibrio sp. CDRSL-10 TSBA genomic region harbors:
- a CDS encoding 3'-5' exonuclease — MKIGKTTLQDLLAEELTILFSNLLRLGLGHRNAQVWNQLSADVQLLRNTTQEDEKALRQVERRLALFISELKELMRQSFTPDNARLVFERIIAFIDLNDLRKTFARYATGDLLEINLAALEEFFTNCVDTQSCWGNFLEEFEGTNQIPLMTIHKSKGLEFDTTIFMGIDDNAWWSYRPGDSEGLSTFFVALSRAKQRAIFSYCQQRGQRIKVADFYALLTTAGVQEYVIPPS; from the coding sequence GTGAAAATAGGTAAAACTACTCTTCAGGATTTACTTGCTGAGGAGTTGACTATTTTGTTCTCTAATCTTCTAAGGCTAGGACTTGGGCATCGAAATGCGCAAGTTTGGAATCAGTTATCAGCAGATGTACAGCTGCTTCGTAACACAACCCAAGAAGATGAAAAAGCACTGAGACAGGTTGAACGCCGGTTAGCATTATTTATTTCTGAACTCAAGGAGTTGATGCGACAATCGTTTACACCAGACAATGCTCGCCTCGTTTTTGAAAGAATTATTGCCTTTATTGATTTGAATGATCTTCGGAAAACATTTGCTCGTTACGCTACTGGTGATCTACTTGAAATAAACCTGGCAGCACTTGAAGAGTTTTTTACAAACTGTGTTGATACCCAGAGTTGCTGGGGAAATTTCCTGGAAGAATTTGAAGGTACAAATCAGATTCCGCTAATGACAATTCATAAAAGCAAGGGGCTGGAATTCGATACAACTATTTTCATGGGGATCGATGATAATGCTTGGTGGTCCTATCGACCTGGCGATTCCGAAGGGTTATCGACATTTTTTGTTGCACTGTCTCGTGCGAAACAAAGGGCGATATTTTCCTATTGTCAGCAAAGAGGACAAAGAATCAAGGTCGCAGATTTTTATGCGTTGCTGACGACTGCTGGTGTACAGGAGTATGTGATCCCACCTAGCTAA
- the mobI gene encoding conjugative transfer protein MobI(A/C), which yields MQDYSKLDQLASNWHQLAHYREEFNESEYFEKALAQSELLLEEITKITHQEPFRLEFMASCFANNFWRFNRHHRSPETSEVPGRFGCRVRVKDNKFEASWYINVFLDEEDMKRRKIKHQKVRSVHIQKGSGSRYRSSSFSKAQGWEKVQIDYCEDAFQLLREIRHEMDNIRKKVEMCQRRFIKLRAHFELMEEPK from the coding sequence ATGCAAGACTACTCAAAGTTAGATCAGCTGGCGTCTAATTGGCACCAGTTAGCCCACTATCGTGAGGAGTTTAATGAATCAGAGTATTTTGAAAAAGCTCTGGCCCAATCGGAGTTACTCCTCGAAGAAATAACTAAAATCACACATCAAGAGCCATTTCGGCTCGAATTCATGGCTAGTTGCTTCGCTAATAATTTTTGGCGTTTCAATCGACATCATCGCTCACCTGAAACTTCAGAAGTGCCGGGTAGATTTGGGTGTCGTGTGAGAGTCAAAGACAATAAATTTGAAGCTTCATGGTACATCAATGTTTTCCTCGATGAAGAAGATATGAAACGCCGAAAAATTAAACACCAAAAAGTTAGGTCAGTACATATTCAGAAAGGATCTGGCAGCCGTTATCGTTCGAGCTCTTTCTCCAAAGCCCAAGGGTGGGAAAAGGTTCAGATTGATTATTGTGAAGATGCTTTTCAGCTACTTCGGGAAATCCGGCATGAGATGGATAACATCAGAAAAAAAGTTGAAATGTGTCAGCGTCGTTTTATCAAGCTGCGAGCTCACTTTGAGTTGATGGAGGAACCCAAATGA
- a CDS encoding helix-turn-helix transcriptional regulator — translation MPTPSPLPTRLKEARTRAGISQKTLGIRIGMDPSVASGRMNHYEKGRHTPDINTLRKMAEELNVPIAFFFCDSSKTAELLCLIENLSEEEKSTLIQKLASNQPHTSSKS, via the coding sequence TTGCCAACCCCAAGCCCCCTACCAACACGCCTTAAAGAGGCAAGAACGCGAGCAGGCATCAGCCAAAAAACGCTCGGTATTCGTATTGGTATGGACCCAAGCGTGGCGAGTGGACGCATGAACCATTATGAGAAAGGCCGCCATACGCCTGATATCAACACGTTAAGAAAAATGGCAGAAGAACTAAACGTACCCATTGCGTTCTTTTTCTGTGATTCATCAAAGACAGCTGAACTTCTATGCCTTATAGAAAATCTCTCAGAAGAAGAAAAAAGTACACTAATTCAAAAGTTAGCTAGCAACCAGCCACACACCTCAAGTAAATCCTAA
- a CDS encoding YicC/YloC family endoribonuclease, which produces MIYSMTAYSRKEVKGDWGSAVWEIRSVNQRYLETYFRLPEQFRGLEPVLRERFRKRLARGKVECHLRYEANHAAQSELSINEDLANQVIKAANQVMHMTGELSRINPFQVMQWPGVMETPEQDMDEVNQALLNGFEDALSEFIEARGREGDNMKALIVQRLDAISAEVVKVRARMPEILDWQRERLITKFEEAKVELEPTRVEQELILLAQKSDVAEELDRLDSHVKETHNILKKGGSCGRRLDFMMQEFNRESNTLASKSISTDITASGVELKVLIEQMREQIQNIE; this is translated from the coding sequence ATGATTTACAGCATGACGGCGTACTCACGCAAAGAAGTCAAAGGCGATTGGGGCAGTGCCGTGTGGGAAATCCGCTCGGTCAACCAACGCTATCTGGAGACCTACTTCCGCCTGCCGGAACAGTTCCGTGGCCTGGAGCCAGTGCTGCGTGAGCGTTTCCGTAAGCGTCTGGCGCGCGGTAAAGTCGAATGTCATCTGCGTTATGAAGCCAACCATGCCGCCCAAAGCGAGCTGAGCATCAACGAAGACCTGGCCAATCAGGTGATTAAAGCAGCCAACCAAGTGATGCACATGACCGGTGAACTAAGCCGTATCAATCCGTTTCAGGTCATGCAGTGGCCGGGCGTGATGGAAACGCCGGAGCAGGACATGGATGAAGTCAACCAGGCGCTGCTAAACGGCTTTGAAGACGCACTGAGCGAATTTATCGAAGCGCGCGGCCGTGAAGGCGATAACATGAAAGCGCTGATTGTGCAGCGTTTGGATGCGATTAGCGCCGAAGTCGTCAAAGTTCGCGCGCGTATGCCGGAAATCCTCGACTGGCAACGTGAGCGTCTGATCACCAAGTTCGAAGAAGCCAAAGTGGAACTCGAACCGACCCGCGTTGAGCAGGAACTGATCCTGCTGGCACAAAAGTCCGATGTCGCCGAAGAGCTGGATCGCCTCGATTCTCACGTCAAAGAGACGCACAACATCCTCAAAAAAGGTGGCTCGTGCGGCCGCCGCCTCGACTTTATGATGCAAGAGTTCAACCGTGAGTCGAACACACTGGCATCAAAATCGATCAGCACCGACATCACCGCCTCCGGCGTGGAACTGAAAGTGCTTATCGAGCAGATGCGTGAGCAGATCCAAAACATCGAATAA
- the pyrE gene encoding orotate phosphoribosyltransferase: MKAYQREFIEFALEKEVLKFGEFTLKSGRKSPYFFNAGLFNTGRDLARLGRFYAAALMDSAIDYDVLFGPAYKGIPIATTTAVALADHHDVDTPYCFNRKEAKDHGEGGSLVGSPLQGRIMLVDDVITAGTAIRESMEIIKNNGADLAGVLVAIDRQEKGKGELSAIQEVERDFGCAVVSIVSLTDLITYLEEKGGNSEHLEAVKAYRAQYGI, encoded by the coding sequence ATGAAAGCGTACCAGCGTGAATTTATTGAGTTTGCACTAGAAAAGGAAGTTCTGAAATTTGGTGAGTTTACTTTGAAGTCAGGCCGCAAAAGCCCTTATTTCTTTAACGCTGGTCTGTTCAATACTGGCCGCGATTTAGCGCGCCTGGGCCGTTTTTATGCGGCGGCGCTGATGGACTCGGCTATTGATTACGATGTGCTGTTTGGCCCGGCCTACAAAGGCATCCCGATTGCGACCACGACGGCAGTTGCGCTGGCGGATCACCACGATGTGGATACGCCGTACTGTTTTAACCGTAAAGAAGCCAAAGACCACGGTGAAGGCGGCAGTCTGGTCGGCAGCCCGCTGCAGGGTCGTATTATGCTGGTGGACGACGTGATTACCGCCGGTACTGCGATTCGTGAATCGATGGAAATCATCAAGAACAACGGCGCGGATCTGGCCGGTGTACTGGTGGCGATTGACCGTCAGGAAAAAGGCAAAGGCGAGCTGTCTGCGATTCAGGAAGTGGAACGTGATTTCGGCTGTGCTGTGGTATCGATTGTCAGCCTGACTGACCTGATTACTTACCTGGAAGAGAAGGGCGGTAACAGCGAGCACCTGGAAGCGGTCAAAGCGTACCGCGCGCAATATGGTATCTGA
- the lpxL gene encoding LpxL/LpxP family Kdo(2)-lipid IV(A) lauroyl/palmitoleoyl acyltransferase codes for MSQNKYAKPEFTLSLLHPKNWGVWLGFGLLALLVNLLPYSLLLKLGQSIGKLGMRFGKKRVHVAKRNLELAFPDKTADDIERMVEENFKNTGAALIETGIAWFWPTWRFKRRLINKDTSALAGHLRNKQGVLMCCVHALNLEITARACGALGLSGYGVFRPHNNPAYNFIQYWGRTHNGNKLVDRKDVKQMIRVMRQGELLFYLPDHDYGRNKSAFVPFFAVEDACTTTGTYLLAKASKCAIVMGSGFRNAEGKYEIFADLSVEDNFPYDDETASAAYMNQFVEQLILRAPTQWMWLHKRFKTMQDPDVEKGIRYK; via the coding sequence ATGAGTCAAAACAAATACGCCAAACCCGAATTTACCTTGTCACTGCTGCACCCGAAAAACTGGGGCGTGTGGCTCGGCTTTGGTTTACTGGCCTTGCTGGTTAACCTGCTGCCCTATTCCCTGCTGCTCAAACTGGGACAAAGCATAGGTAAACTGGGGATGCGCTTTGGTAAAAAACGCGTCCATGTCGCCAAGCGCAACCTGGAACTGGCCTTTCCGGATAAAACCGCCGATGACATCGAGCGCATGGTGGAAGAGAACTTCAAAAACACCGGCGCGGCGCTGATTGAAACCGGCATCGCCTGGTTCTGGCCGACCTGGCGCTTCAAACGCCGCCTGATTAATAAAGACACCAGCGCACTGGCCGGGCACTTACGTAACAAACAAGGCGTGCTGATGTGCTGTGTGCATGCACTGAATCTGGAAATCACCGCTCGGGCGTGTGGCGCACTCGGCTTGTCCGGTTATGGGGTATTTCGCCCGCACAACAACCCGGCGTATAACTTTATTCAGTACTGGGGTCGTACGCACAACGGCAATAAGCTGGTTGACCGCAAAGACGTCAAACAGATGATACGCGTTATGCGCCAGGGTGAACTGCTGTTTTATCTGCCGGACCACGATTACGGCCGCAATAAGTCCGCGTTTGTACCTTTCTTTGCGGTTGAAGATGCCTGTACCACCACTGGTACCTACCTGCTGGCCAAAGCCAGTAAGTGCGCGATCGTCATGGGATCGGGATTCCGCAACGCGGAGGGTAAATATGAAATCTTTGCAGACCTGTCCGTTGAAGATAACTTCCCGTATGACGATGAAACCGCCTCGGCCGCTTACATGAACCAATTCGTCGAGCAGCTGATCCTGCGCGCGCCAACCCAGTGGATGTGGCTGCACAAACGCTTTAAGACCATGCAGGATCCAGACGTGGAAAAAGGGATTCGCTATAAGTAA
- the slmA gene encoding nucleoid occlusion factor SlmA encodes MAGTKKSNRREEILQALAEMLESHEGASRITTAKLAKQVGVSEAALYRHFPSKARMFEGLIEFIEESLMSRINRILDEEKDTLNRIRMVMQLLLAFSERNPGLTRILSGHALMFENERLRERINQLFERIETSLRQILRERKIREGKSFPVDESILAAQLLGQVEGSLNRFVRSDFKYQPTANFEEYWSLLSAQIQ; translated from the coding sequence ATGGCCGGCACTAAGAAAAGCAATCGACGTGAAGAAATACTGCAAGCCTTAGCAGAGATGCTCGAATCCCATGAAGGCGCCTCACGCATCACCACCGCCAAACTGGCCAAGCAGGTGGGTGTGTCTGAAGCCGCTTTGTATCGTCATTTCCCGAGCAAAGCACGTATGTTTGAAGGACTGATTGAATTTATCGAAGAGTCCCTGATGTCTCGCATCAACCGGATTCTGGATGAAGAAAAAGATACGCTGAACCGGATTCGGATGGTAATGCAACTGCTGCTGGCCTTCTCTGAACGTAACCCGGGCCTGACAAGAATTTTGTCCGGACATGCTCTAATGTTTGAAAATGAGCGCCTGCGTGAACGCATCAACCAGTTATTTGAACGCATTGAAACCTCGCTGCGTCAGATCCTGCGCGAGCGTAAGATTCGGGAAGGCAAATCGTTCCCGGTCGATGAAAGCATTCTGGCAGCGCAGTTACTCGGCCAGGTGGAAGGCAGTCTGAACCGCTTTGTACGTTCAGATTTCAAATACCAGCCAACCGCGAACTTTGAAGAGTACTGGTCACTGCTCAGTGCGCAGATTCAGTAA
- the coaBC gene encoding bifunctional phosphopantothenoylcysteine decarboxylase/phosphopantothenate--cysteine ligase CoaBC, with product MQTLAGKKILLGISGGIAAYKCAELTRRLIERGAEVRVVMTKSAKEFITPLTMQAVSGHPVSDSLLDPAAEASMGHIELAKWADLVLLAPATADLIARMAAGMGNDLLTTLVLATDAPVVVSPAMNQQMYRNLATQENIATLTRRGMQIWGPGAGEQACGDVGPGRMLEPMDLVQRCEDHFGPKPLRGKRVLLTAGPTREALDPVRYITNHSSGKMGFAIAEAAAKLGAEVTLVSGPVHLTTPANVSRINVSSAVDMHAEVMNQAGAHDIFIGCAAVADYRPEQVAAQKMKKTDDSDTLTITMVKNPDIVASVAAMAQNRPFTVGFAAETQDVEKYARGKLVKKNLDMICANDVSVAGQGFNSNDNALTVYFAGDATRPEGKQQLPLASKAELAHALMLLINDKIS from the coding sequence ATGCAAACGTTGGCAGGAAAAAAGATTCTGCTTGGTATCAGCGGCGGTATCGCTGCGTACAAATGTGCAGAACTCACCCGTCGCCTGATTGAGCGCGGGGCCGAGGTCCGGGTCGTTATGACCAAGTCGGCCAAAGAATTTATTACGCCATTGACTATGCAGGCGGTGTCCGGTCATCCGGTTTCTGACAGCCTGCTTGATCCGGCTGCGGAAGCGTCAATGGGGCACATTGAACTGGCAAAATGGGCCGACCTGGTGCTGCTGGCACCGGCTACCGCCGACCTGATTGCGCGTATGGCGGCAGGCATGGGCAATGATTTGCTGACCACGCTGGTGCTGGCAACGGATGCCCCGGTTGTGGTTTCTCCGGCCATGAACCAGCAGATGTACCGCAACCTGGCGACGCAGGAAAATATCGCAACTCTGACTCGGCGCGGCATGCAGATCTGGGGGCCGGGCGCCGGTGAACAGGCGTGTGGCGATGTGGGGCCGGGCCGTATGCTCGAGCCGATGGATTTAGTCCAGCGCTGTGAGGATCACTTCGGCCCAAAGCCGCTGCGCGGTAAACGAGTGCTGCTCACCGCGGGTCCGACGCGCGAAGCGCTCGATCCGGTGCGTTACATCACCAATCACAGTTCCGGTAAAATGGGCTTTGCGATTGCCGAAGCGGCAGCGAAACTGGGTGCAGAAGTGACCCTGGTCAGCGGTCCGGTTCATTTAACTACCCCGGCCAATGTGTCGCGTATTAATGTCAGCAGTGCCGTGGATATGCATGCTGAGGTAATGAACCAGGCCGGCGCACACGATATCTTTATCGGCTGTGCGGCCGTAGCGGATTACCGCCCGGAACAAGTCGCTGCCCAGAAAATGAAAAAGACCGATGACAGCGATACGCTGACCATCACCATGGTCAAAAATCCGGATATCGTCGCCAGTGTGGCCGCCATGGCGCAAAACCGACCATTTACTGTTGGCTTTGCCGCCGAAACTCAGGACGTAGAGAAATACGCCCGCGGTAAACTGGTGAAGAAAAACCTCGACATGATTTGCGCCAATGATGTTTCGGTCGCAGGTCAGGGGTTCAATAGTAACGACAACGCGCTGACGGTCTACTTTGCCGGGGATGCAACCCGTCCCGAAGGCAAACAGCAGTTGCCACTGGCCTCCAAAGCCGAGCTGGCGCACGCCCTGATGCTGTTGATCAACGACAAAATAAGCTAA
- the radC gene encoding DNA repair protein RadC has protein sequence MSLKFLPSESMPREKLLARGPQSLSDAELLAIFLRTGTRGMNVLELADFLLREFGSLRALFSARKDHFCCHKGLGEAKYVQLQAVLEMTQRYLGEALRRGEALTSPQHTKLYLSSVLRDRQREAFYILFLDNQNRVIQDEILFEGTIDAASVYPREVVKRALHHNAAALILAHNHPSGVAEPSQADRRITRRLADALALVDIRVLDHFVVGDGEVVSFAERGWL, from the coding sequence ATGAGTCTCAAGTTTCTGCCCAGCGAGTCGATGCCGCGTGAAAAGCTGCTTGCCCGCGGGCCGCAATCCTTATCTGATGCTGAACTGCTGGCGATATTTCTGCGTACCGGCACGCGGGGCATGAATGTGCTTGAGCTGGCCGATTTTCTGCTCAGGGAGTTTGGATCGCTGCGCGCGCTGTTTTCTGCCCGCAAAGATCACTTTTGCTGTCATAAAGGGCTGGGTGAGGCCAAATATGTCCAGTTGCAGGCGGTGCTGGAGATGACGCAGCGTTATCTGGGCGAAGCGCTGAGGCGCGGCGAAGCCCTGACCAGCCCGCAGCATACCAAGCTGTATCTTTCCAGCGTGTTGCGCGATCGCCAGCGCGAAGCCTTCTATATTCTGTTTCTTGATAATCAGAACCGGGTCATTCAGGATGAAATCTTATTTGAAGGCACCATCGATGCCGCCAGTGTCTATCCGCGTGAGGTGGTGAAACGGGCGCTGCACCATAACGCTGCGGCGCTGATTCTGGCGCATAACCATCCTTCCGGCGTGGCTGAGCCGAGTCAGGCTGACCGAAGGATCACGCGCCGCCTGGCCGATGCACTGGCGCTGGTGGATATCCGCGTGCTGGATCACTTCGTCGTCGGCGACGGTGAGGTGGTTTCCTTTGCTGAACGCGGCTGGCTGTAG
- the rpmB gene encoding 50S ribosomal protein L28, whose product MSRVCQVTGKRPVTGNNRSHARNATKRRFLPNLQTHRFWVESEKRFVKLRLTAKGMRIIDKKGIDAVLVDIRARGENV is encoded by the coding sequence ATGTCCCGAGTATGCCAAGTAACTGGTAAGCGTCCAGTAACGGGTAACAACCGTTCACACGCACGAAATGCTACTAAGCGTCGTTTTCTGCCGAACCTACAAACTCATCGTTTCTGGGTAGAGAGCGAAAAACGTTTTGTTAAACTACGTCTAACTGCTAAAGGCATGCGTATCATTGATAAGAAAGGCATCGATGCTGTTCTTGTTGATATCCGTGCACGTGGCGAAAACGTTTAA
- the rpmG gene encoding 50S ribosomal protein L33 has protein sequence MAKGIREKIRLVSSAGTGHFYTTDKNKRNMPGKFEIKKFDPVVRQHVVYKEAKIK, from the coding sequence ATGGCTAAAGGCATTCGTGAGAAAATCCGTCTGGTATCTTCAGCAGGTACTGGTCACTTCTACACAACTGACAAGAACAAACGCAACATGCCAGGCAAATTCGAGATCAAGAAATTTGATCCAGTAGTACGCCAGCACGTTGTATACAAAGAAGCGAAAATCAAGTAA
- the mutM gene encoding bifunctional DNA-formamidopyrimidine glycosylase/DNA-(apurinic or apyrimidinic site) lyase, translating into MPELPEVEVSRMGISPHLVGQTVRALTFRTPKLRWDIPHELKRMEGQVITAITRRAKYLLLETTAGTAIVHLGMSGSLRVLDGDFTPGKHDHVDLALTNGKVLRYNDPRRFGAWLWCEPGESHSVLDHMGPEPLTDEFNPQYMLDKARNKRVAIKTFIMDNKIVVGVGNIYANESLFSSRIHPLRPAHSISEAEWISLVADIKTVLATAIKQGGTTLKDFAQADGKPGYFAQELQVYGKKGGQCPRCETPIEELKIGQRNSFFCPSCQLVTAEKTHSM; encoded by the coding sequence ATGCCCGAATTACCTGAAGTTGAAGTCAGCCGCATGGGGATATCACCGCATCTGGTGGGGCAGACCGTACGCGCGCTGACCTTTCGAACCCCTAAGCTGCGCTGGGATATCCCGCATGAGCTGAAACGGATGGAAGGCCAGGTGATTACCGCGATTACGCGCCGGGCCAAGTATCTGCTGCTGGAAACCACGGCAGGTACGGCGATTGTGCATCTGGGCATGTCCGGTTCGCTGCGGGTTTTGGATGGCGACTTTACGCCGGGTAAACACGATCACGTCGATCTGGCGCTGACGAACGGCAAAGTGCTGCGTTATAACGATCCGCGCCGCTTTGGTGCCTGGTTGTGGTGTGAACCGGGTGAGAGCCATAGCGTGCTCGATCATATGGGGCCGGAGCCGCTGACTGATGAATTCAATCCGCAATACATGCTGGATAAAGCGCGTAATAAACGGGTGGCGATCAAAACCTTCATCATGGATAACAAAATCGTGGTTGGTGTGGGTAATATTTACGCCAACGAATCGCTGTTCAGTTCACGAATTCATCCGCTGCGCCCGGCGCATTCAATCAGTGAGGCAGAGTGGATCTCTCTGGTTGCGGATATCAAAACTGTGCTGGCGACGGCGATTAAACAGGGCGGCACCACGCTGAAAGATTTTGCCCAGGCAGACGGCAAACCGGGCTATTTTGCCCAGGAATTGCAGGTATACGGCAAAAAAGGCGGCCAGTGCCCGCGTTGTGAGACCCCGATTGAAGAGCTCAAAATCGGTCAGCGCAACTCGTTTTTCTGTCCGTCCTGCCAGCTAGTTACAGCGGAAAAAACACACTCAATGTGA
- a CDS encoding NAD-dependent epimerase: MKYLVTGAAGFIGSAVVERLCAEGHEVIGIDNLNDYYDVALKDARLERAAHDNFTFIEMDIADREGIAGLFEAEQFDKVIHLAAQAGVRYSIDNPMAYADSNLVGHLTILEGCRHHKIKHLVYASSSSVYGLNRKTPFHTSDSVDHPVSLYAATKKSNELMAHTYSHLYGVPTTGLRFFTVYGPWGRPDMALFKFTKAIINGDAIDVYNNGDMQRDFTYIDDIVEGIVRIKDVVPQANAEWTVEEGTPATSSAPYRVYNIGHGSPVKLMDYIKALENALGIEAKKNMLPMQPGDVYATYADTEDLFSATQYKPQMGVEQGVANFVNWYKEFYSV; this comes from the coding sequence ATGAAATACTTGGTGACCGGTGCGGCCGGTTTTATCGGTTCTGCAGTAGTCGAGCGTTTGTGTGCGGAAGGGCATGAGGTTATCGGTATCGATAACCTGAATGACTACTACGATGTGGCGTTGAAAGATGCCCGCCTTGAGCGTGCGGCGCACGATAATTTCACCTTTATCGAAATGGACATCGCAGATCGTGAAGGGATTGCCGGCCTGTTTGAAGCTGAGCAGTTTGATAAAGTGATTCACCTCGCAGCTCAGGCCGGAGTGCGTTATTCGATCGATAACCCGATGGCTTATGCCGACAGCAACCTGGTCGGCCATTTGACGATTCTGGAAGGTTGTCGCCACCACAAGATTAAGCATCTGGTGTATGCATCTTCGAGCTCTGTTTACGGTCTGAACCGTAAAACGCCGTTTCACACCTCAGACAGTGTTGATCATCCGGTTTCTCTGTACGCGGCGACCAAGAAATCGAATGAGCTGATGGCGCATACTTATTCGCACCTGTACGGCGTGCCGACCACCGGCCTGCGCTTCTTTACCGTGTATGGTCCTTGGGGGCGCCCGGATATGGCGCTGTTCAAGTTTACTAAAGCTATTATCAATGGTGATGCGATTGACGTTTACAACAACGGCGATATGCAGCGTGATTTCACTTACATCGACGACATTGTGGAAGGCATTGTGCGCATTAAAGATGTGGTGCCACAAGCCAATGCTGAGTGGACGGTTGAAGAGGGCACTCCCGCGACCAGTTCAGCCCCTTACCGGGTCTACAATATTGGTCACGGCAGTCCGGTTAAACTGATGGACTACATCAAGGCGCTGGAAAATGCGCTGGGCATTGAAGCTAAGAAGAACATGCTGCCGATGCAGCCGGGTGACGTGTATGCCACATACGCGGATACCGAAGACCTGTTCTCGGCAACCCAGTACAAGCCGCAGATGGGCGTTGAACAGGGCGTGGCGAATTTTGTGAACTGGTACAAAGAATTCTATTCGGTATAG
- a CDS encoding LTA synthase family protein, with amino-acid sequence MWRNLANYLPVQGFDRVYDENDIMEAFPEAEQYAGPWGVPDGYLFKFANQVLEQAKKPTMMFIMTVTNHSPYQVPEYYQPAPTRMSDRLANLIGYQGDQANVLLQTFQYATDALGQFIGRIKQSDKLKDNTVIAVTGDHRMRYSSTDEPEEFAMTYAVPFYLNVPDKILASTQYEYDAQRVGSHRDLFPTLYHFSLSDQSYISLGGENMLAEQDVSRFGYNATRSISQYGAFSTQGNGLYYPWQESSTLLNQAMPVNEVPFDAQWAQEYHLLQDYYLRSQVVPMVQ; translated from the coding sequence ATGTGGCGCAACCTGGCCAACTACCTGCCGGTGCAGGGCTTTGACCGGGTGTATGATGAAAATGACATAATGGAAGCGTTTCCGGAAGCTGAGCAGTATGCCGGCCCGTGGGGTGTGCCGGATGGTTATCTGTTCAAGTTCGCTAACCAGGTACTGGAGCAGGCCAAAAAACCGACCATGATGTTTATCATGACAGTGACTAACCACTCACCGTATCAGGTACCGGAGTACTATCAGCCAGCGCCGACCAGAATGAGTGATCGCCTGGCGAATCTGATTGGCTATCAGGGCGATCAGGCCAATGTCCTGCTGCAGACTTTCCAGTACGCCACTGATGCGCTGGGCCAGTTTATCGGCCGCATTAAACAGTCAGACAAACTAAAAGACAACACAGTCATCGCGGTCACCGGCGATCACCGCATGCGCTACAGTAGTACTGATGAACCGGAAGAGTTTGCCATGACCTATGCGGTGCCGTTTTATCTCAACGTACCGGATAAAATTCTGGCCTCAACTCAGTATGAGTATGATGCGCAGCGAGTTGGTTCGCACCGCGATCTGTTCCCGACCTTGTACCATTTCAGTTTGTCGGATCAGAGCTACATTTCTCTCGGCGGTGAAAATATGCTGGCCGAGCAGGATGTCAGCCGCTTTGGCTACAATGCGACGCGCAGTATCAGCCAGTATGGCGCGTTCAGTACCCAGGGTAACGGCTTGTACTATCCGTGGCAGGAGTCATCAACCCTGCTTAATCAGGCGATGCCGGTCAATGAAGTCCCGTTTGATGCCCAGTGGGCGCAAGAGTATCACCTACTGCAGGATTATTATCTGCGCTCACAGGTGGTGCCGATGGTGCAGTAA
- the coaD gene encoding pantetheine-phosphate adenylyltransferase produces the protein MTSKSISRVIYPGTFDPITNGHLDLIERAASMFDEVIIAVAASPSKNTLFTLEERVEFAKAVTGHLDNVTAKGFSGLMVDFAKSEGATVLVRGLRTTVDFEYEFGLTNMYRRLMPGLESVFLTPSEQYAFISSSLVREVAIHGGNVDEFVPKLVADALHDKKIVK, from the coding sequence GTGACTTCAAAAAGTATCTCCCGTGTGATTTATCCGGGCACCTTTGATCCGATTACCAACGGCCACCTTGACCTGATTGAGCGTGCTGCCAGCATGTTTGATGAAGTGATTATCGCCGTGGCCGCCAGCCCAAGTAAAAATACCCTGTTCACGCTTGAAGAGCGGGTCGAGTTTGCCAAAGCCGTGACCGGTCATCTGGATAATGTGACCGCGAAAGGTTTCTCCGGCCTGATGGTCGATTTCGCTAAGTCCGAAGGCGCGACCGTTCTGGTGCGTGGCCTGCGTACTACAGTCGATTTCGAATATGAATTCGGTCTGACCAATATGTATCGCCGCCTGATGCCTGGGCTGGAAAGTGTGTTCCTGACGCCTTCAGAGCAGTACGCCTTTATCTCGTCTTCTTTGGTGCGGGAAGTTGCCATTCACGGCGGTAACGTCGATGAATTCGTCCCTAAACTGGTCGCCGATGCGCTGCATGACAAAAAGATCGTAAAGTAA